In Planctomycetota bacterium, a genomic segment contains:
- a CDS encoding BlaI/MecI/CopY family transcriptional regulator yields MKPATLANSELAIMELLWAEQPLTARQIRERLYPDERRPQHGTVQRLLQRLEDKGFVARDRGLAVHLFAPTLSREAYAGAQLESLADKLTGGSLAPFLTHLMDHKRLSRAEIDRLRRILEGGEA; encoded by the coding sequence ATGAAGCCCGCGACGCTGGCCAACTCGGAACTGGCGATCATGGAACTGCTCTGGGCCGAGCAGCCGCTGACCGCCCGGCAGATCCGCGAGCGGCTCTACCCCGACGAGCGGCGGCCGCAGCACGGCACGGTGCAGCGGCTGCTCCAGCGGCTTGAGGACAAGGGCTTCGTCGCACGGGATCGCGGATTGGCGGTGCACCTGTTCGCGCCCACGCTGTCGCGGGAGGCCTACGCCGGCGCGCAGCTCGAATCGCTGGCCGACAAGCTGACCGGCGGGTCGCTAGCGCCCTTCCTCACGCACCTGATGGACCACAAGAGGCTCTCGCGGGCCGAGATCGATCGGCTGCGTCGCATCCTGGAAGGCGGTGAGGCGTGA